In Topomyia yanbarensis strain Yona2022 chromosome 2, ASM3024719v1, whole genome shotgun sequence, one DNA window encodes the following:
- the LOC131682580 gene encoding peroxisomal multifunctional enzyme type 2-like isoform X2 yields the protein MTAGKDLLSDAIFAGIKERIAENEAKAKTINAVFLYKITDAGKVVKEWVLDLKTAKVYEGPVQGKADTTMTISDADFVDLALGKLQPQAAFMKGKLKITGNIMLAQKLAPLLKTEAKL from the exons ATGACCGCCGGAAAAGATCTGCTGAGTGATGCGATTTTCGCTGGAATCAAGGAACGCATAGCCGAGAACGAGGCCAAGGCGAAGACTATCAACGCTGTTTTTCTGTACAAAATTACCGATGCTGGCAAGGTGGTCAAAGAATGGG TACTCGATTTGAAAACAGCCAAGGTTTATGAAGGCCCGGTGCAGGGTAAAGCCGATACCACAATGACAATTTCGGATGCAGATTTTGTTGACCTTGCGCTTGGCAAACTTCAACCACAGGCTGCCTTCAtgaaaggtaagctgaagatcacCGGAAACATTATGCTCGCCCAAAAACTGGCACCACTGTTAAAAACAGAGGCTAAGCTGTGA